The genomic DNA GGGTGGTACTGACCGGGCCCGTGACGTCAGCGTGCGCGGCAGCCAAGGCGGCCGAATCCTGCACAAACCGGACGTTGAGCTGCCGTTCGCGACTCCAGGCACTGAGCGCACCCGTGGCATCATTAATGACGACCACGGGAGCGGCACGCCGCCACGGCTCCGCTTCGAAAGTTTCTTCCAGGACGCGCCACAACATCCGGTCGATGTTGTCGGGTTCGTGTTCGTCTGGTGTCATCGGGGTAGATCCTCCCACTGGGTGCCGACGGGTTCGGCGGTTAATTGCCCGGCCGTGATCGAGGCCAGGTGTGCGTTAAACCGTTCGAGTGCCCCGCCTTCGTCTTCGACTCCGACGGTCATGGTCGCCTGGGGGCCTGCGTACTCGGTGCCCAACACGGTGTACTGTGCCGACCGTAATTCGTTCTCTACGCGTCCAACCTCCCCGTGGGGTGCTTGCACCGCAACATGCAACATCCGCTGGCGAATACGCATCGGGGTCTGCTCCAACGCGGCGACCACCGTATCCGAATAGGCCCGGACGAGGCCGCCGGCTCCGAGCTTGACGCCCCCAAAGTAGCGCACGACGATCGCACACACATCGGACAGATCGGCATATTCGTCACCGTCATGCAGCGCACGGAAATTCGTCAGCGCTTGCAACATCGGCATCCCGGCGGTTCCGGCGGGTTCGCCATCGTCGGAGGAACGCTGAACGTCGCGATCCGGGCCTAACACGAATGCCGGCACGACGTGGGTGGCTGCGTGATGCACTCCCCGGACTTCGTCAATCCAGGCTCTGGCCTCGTCTTCTGTCTCGACGCGACGGATCATACCGATAAACTCAGAACGGCGGATATCTAAGGTAACCTCCACCGGATTGCGGTGGGACACCACGGTATAACGTCTCGTACGAGCAGAATCAGCATGTTGCATGCACCCAAGTCTACCCAGGAGCACTATGCGTCATCTCGCACTGACCGGCGGCATCGGATCCGGCAAGTCCACCGTCGCCCAATTTTTCGCCGAACGTGGCGCAACCATCATCGACGCCGACGCGATTTCCCGCGACCTCATGGAACCCGGTCAACGGGTCCTGGCTGAGGTTATCGAGACTTTCGGCGACCACCTGCTGGATGATGCCGGCCGGCTCGACCGGCAAGCGCTGGCCGAGGTGGTGTTCAGCGACGACGAGGCCCGGGAACAGCTCAACGCGATCGTGCATCCGGCCGTGCGCGCCGAAGCGACCCGACAGCGCGAAGCCGCTGCCGCCGCTGACCCTGAGGACGCCGTGATTATCCAAGACATCCCGTTGTTGGTTGAAACCGGACAGGCGGATACCTACGACGGCGTCATTGTCATCTATACCGATCATGACACTCGGTTGCAACGGCTCGTCGAAACCCGGGGGATGAGCCTTGCGGACGCCAAGGCGCGCATCGCAGCCCAAGCCACCGACGAGCAGCGCAAGGCGGTGGCCGACTGGGTCATCGACAATTCCGGTTCGCTCGAAGACACCGAAGCCCAGGTCGATGCCGTGTGGCGTCAGCTGCGAGGCTGACGGGTCACCACAGATACAGATGTAACTGCACACCAGCACCTGCGCCGCCCGGGGAGCCCTTAGCCAGGGGGCGAACAAGTGGTCGCGATTCGATAGTCCCGCGTAACATATGGGACATGAGTATGGCCCGAGAAATTAAGCGCGTCGTCGCCCCGTTCAAAGTCGAGGCACCCTATGAGCCTGCCGGCGACCAGCCCCAAGCCATCAAAGAGCTTACCGAACGCATCGAGGGTGGCGAAAAGGACGTGGTCCTGCTCGGCGCCACCGGTACCGGGAAATCGGCCACAACCGCATGGCTTGTTGAACGGTTACAACGGCCAACCCTGGTGCTTGTTCAAAACAAGACCTTGGCCGCCCAGTTAGCCAATGAGTTCCGCGAGTTGCTGCCCCACAACGCGGTCGAATACTTCGTGTCGTACTACGACTATTACCAACCCGAAGCCTACGTCCCACAAACCGATACGTTTATTGAAAAAGACTCCTCAATTAACGAAGAAGTCGAACGCTTACGCCACTCGGCGACCAACGCCCTGTTGACTCGACGAGACACCATCGTCGTGGCGACCGTTTCATCGATCTTCGGTCTCGGGACACCAGAAGAGTACATTGCTCAGATGGTTACGCTTCGCGTCGGAGATATGTTGGACCGGGATGATCTGCTGCGGCAATTCGTGCAGATGCAATACGCTCGCAACGACACCGACTTCCACCGCGGTACCTTCCGGGTACGCGGCGATACGGTCGAGATCATTCCCATGTATGAAGAGCTCGCGGTGCGGATCGAGTTCTTCGGTGACGAAATCGAAACGATTCAAACGCTGCATCCGCTGACCGGCAACGTCGTCCGCGAGGAAGAAGAGATGTACATCTTCCCGGCATCCCACTACGTTGCCGGCGATACGCGCATGTCGCGCGCGATCAAAGACATCGAAAACGAGCTGCGGGATCGTCTCCAAGAACTCGAATCCCAGAACAAGCTGTTAGAGGCACAGCGGTTGCGCATGCGCACCACCTATGACCTCGAAATGATGCAGCAGATGGGGTACTGCAATGGCATCGAGAACTACTCGCGCCACATCGACGGACGAGCACCCGGATCCGCCCCGCATACGCTGCTTGATTATTTCCCCGACGACTTCCTCTTGGTCATCGACGAGTCGCACGTGACCGTGCCGCAGATCGGCGGCATGTACGAAGGGGATGCCTCCCGCAAGCGCACTCTCGTGGACCACGGGTTCCGGCTCCCGTCCGCATTGGATAACCGGCCCCTGAAATGGGACGAATTCCTGGAGCGAATCGGCCAGACGGTTTACCTGTCTGCCACGCCGGGCCCCTATGAACTCAGTCAAGCCGACGGTGTCGTTGAACAAATCATCCGTCCTACCGGGCTGATTGACCCGCAGATCATCGTCAAAGAAACCAAGGGCCAAATTGATGACCTCATGGATGAGATCAATCTGCGCGTCGAACGCGATGAGCGCGTCCTGGTGACGACTCTGACGAAACGGATGGCCGAAGACCTTACCGAATATTTGCTCGACCACGGCGTCAAAGTCGAATATTTGCACTCCGACGTCGATACGCTGCGCCGTGTCGAACTCATGACAGAGCTACGTCGCGGTATTTTTGACGTCCTGGTCGGGATTAATCTACTTCGCGAAGGTTTGGACCTTCCCGAAGTCTCGCTCGTGTCGATCCTCGACGCCGATAAGGAAGGCTTCTTACGGTCGAACCGCTCGCTCATCCAGACCATTGGGCGTGCAGCTCGTAACGTTTCGGGTGAGGTACATATGTACGCAGATAAAATCACCGACTCGATGCAGTACGCCATCGATGAGACAAATCGCCGACGCGAAATTCAGATTGCGCACAATAAGAAACACGGCATTGACCCCCAGCCGCTTCGCAAACGCATCGCTGATATTACCGATCAGCTGGCACGTGAGGACGCCGATACCGCGGATCTCATGTCCGGCATGGCAGGCATCAAAACTGGTTTCGATTACGGTATGGGCAAACGTGGTTATACCGCGGCGATTACCGAGGATCAACAACGCGCCGCAATGACAGCCGAGGACGGAAAGGTCGCCAAGCTGGCCGCAGTGCCGGCCAAAGACCTCTCCGATCTGATTCAGCAAATGTCCGATCAGATGCACCAGGCGGCAGAAGACCTCAATTTTGAGCTCGCCGCACGGTTACGTGATGAAGTATCCGAACTCAAAAAAGAGCTTCGCGACATGCAACGCGAAGGTCACGCGTAGCCACGAAAGCTGATCCAACAGCGAGTCGAGCTCCCGTCGTGATGCAAGAGGTTTTCCTGGTATAGTCTGATCCGAACAAGGGAGTATCCCAAAAGCTCCGCACACGTCAACACGTCGAACATCGTGGTTCGGCCGGGTGCGGACCCCGTATCTACGTCGGGGGAGAGACTTGTGGACTCAAAGCTACCTAAAAACTAGGAAGGACTCCCTTACATGGAGATTACTGGGTTTACTTGGGCTGTCACGATTGCCGTGATTGTCGGCTTGTTATTATTCGACTATTTTTTTCACGTCAGAAAATCACACACCCCCACTATCAAAGAGGCCGCCATTTGGTCTGCGCTCTACGTGGGACTGGCGCTGGCTTTCGGTCTAGTGTTCTTTTTCCTCGGCGACACCGACTATGCGGTCGAGTACTACGCCGGTTTCATTACCGAAAAAGCTTTATCGGTTGATAACCTTTTCGTGTTCATGATCATCATGACCAGCTTCAGTGTGCCGCGACAGTACCAGCAAAAAGTGCTGCTATTTGGTATTACGTTCGCGCTGATCAGCCGCACCATCTTTATTCTTGCGGGTGCAGCCATCCTCGAGTGGTGGTCGGACGCCTTCTACATCTTCGGTATCTTCTTGCTCCTGTTAGCCGGCCAGCAACTGAAGTCGGAGTTCTCATCCGCTGACGAGGCGCAGTCCGAAGCCGACAACTTTTTGGTCCGGTTTGCCCGCAAAATCCTCCCGGTCGCTGAACACTACGACGGTGATAAGCTCACCACCAAAGTCGACGGCAAACGCCTCGTGACTCCGATGCTGCTCGTCATGGTCGCGATCGGTGCAACAGATATTATCTTCGCGCTCGACTCGATCCCGGCGATTTTCGGCTTGACTCAAGAACCCTATATTGTCTTCACCGCTAACGCGTTTGCCTTGTTGGGTCTGCGCCAGTTGTACTTCCTCATCGACGGGCTGCTCGATCGGTTGGTGTACCTCGGGTACGGTCTGGCCGCGATTCTCGGGTTCATCGGGATCAAGCTCATGCTGCACGCGCTGAGCCAGAACAACCTGCCCTTCATCTACGACGGCCAAGATGTGCCAGTCCACGAACCAAGTACCGGCACCTCACTCCTGGTGATTATTGGCATCCTGGTGGTCACCATCGTATGGTCGCTGCTCAGCCCACGTGGCAAAGCGCTCCGGGCTCTGCAGAACGCTGAGAAATTCGCCCACCGGTACACCCAACTCCCGGATGACGCCCCAGCCGAAGAGCGCGCCGCTGCCGGCCAGAAGATGGATTACTGGACTCAGCGTGCCGAAGAAGTTGAGCACCGTTATCTCGACGAACTCATCGAGCACAAAGACCAGTGGTCGGCCATTATCAGGATCGGACATGAGACACGACTCGAGGACGCGAACCGTCGGGGCATCCCAGCGCTGACGTCCCAAAAGATTGTGCGAACCAAGGGGCCGGTCCTAGCCCCCGACACCAACGGCAAACCCAATGCCTCCGAGTCCTCTGAATCATCGGATCTCAAAGACTAGCGTCACCTCAGAGGTATAAAGGCTAGCCACACCCCCGTCAGTTATCCCAGTAGGTATTTCTGATGGGGGTTTGTGCTGGGTCTAACCACGGAGCTGGAATCCAGTAGAGCACCCCATCAGGATCCCAGGTGGGCGTCCAAACTCCTTGGTGGACGCGGGTGTGGCACGCGTTGCACAACAAAATCAGGTTGGTGATGTCGGTGCCACCTTCGTGGAGCCAATGTTGAGCATGATGTCCTTGAGTCCAAACCGGAGGGACTCGGCATCCCGGCCCTCGACATCCACCTCGCATGCCAGCGGCGAGGATTTGGTCATCGCTAAACACGCGCTTCCCGCGGCCAAGAAAGAGCGGAACACCGGCTTGGTTAAAGATCGCCGGGATGATTTTGGCATCACAGAGATCCTGCAGCACAGCCGCCGGGGAGACCGAACCCGTTTGGAAGTTGTGCGAAACATAAGGATGCCCACGCGCTGTTCCACTTTCTGCTGTATCCGAAGGGTTTGCGTCATCCGGTGCGTCGTGTGCTGGGGCGTGCGTCCACCAGTGCGGTGCCAATAGCGGATCTGGATCGAAAGAGTTTTCCGACTCCGGGATGTCCGGGGGTTCGTCTTCACCGGCGACGTGTTGAAGGGGAGTCACTGAAGCTGGAACGCCTGGATCGAAGCCGTTGAGGCCGGGTGGCCGCCGGTGTTCCGCATCGAGGTGGAAACGCGCGTCGAGTCGATCCTGTTGCATGCGAATCAGGGTTTCATAATCCATCACGGTCCATAAAATGGCGGGTGCACGTTTATATTCGGGCATGCCCTCTGAACCGGGGGATCGTTTCCCTTGGGCCTTGAGCATCGTGATGAACACGTCGTGGGCTTTCTCTGCTCGGCTTCTAGGGTCGAGTTTCCGAAGCTCTTCACGGCTGACTGGTTCTCCCTGATCGGTTTCAACGAAGGTCGCGGGGTCATCCACGGCATCGTCCATCCGGTCGTGGAATAACGCCAACCGTTCTTCTGCTGACATCTCATCGTTATAGGGAGTCGGTCCGCCCAGGTCCAGCTCATCGAATAATCCAGGCCTGTGCCCTTCTCGCTCGTCGGCATCGTCGAACGCATCCGCAGCAGTCTCACTAGCTACCTCTGCGTATTGCTCTTGTGACTGTCCCGGGTCTCCTACGGCCGAATGCGTAGGCGGTTTCGGTTGTGCAGGGTGGCGGTTCGTTCCAGAACCAGGGGTTGGATCGCTCGGGTCCGCTGTGGCCGATTGCGGGGCCTCCGAGTCTTCGTCGGCACCTTGGCGGAATTTGTCTTGGTTGACTTTGAAGTTCAGTCCCGCCAGAATGAGCGCCTCGATCAGTTCCACGTTCGCCACATCGGTCACGAGGTTGAGGTGAAGTTTGCCGCGGGCAATCCTCGTGCGCAGTGAGTTGCTAACTTTCGTGAGACGTTCTTCGGGTGAAGGCCCGTCGGGATCAATAATGTGGGCGACCTGGTTGAGCCAGGCTGTCGATTCGTCGGCCAATTGTTGTGCGGTCATGCGCTGGGATGCATCGGTGAAGATCGAATCCATCGACTGGAGGACCTCTGTGGCGTTGTCTTTGGTCAGGCCTGCCGCGAGACAGAAATCGTAAAATCTTTTGGCGATGTGCGTCATGCGGTCCATATTTTCCGACGGGATAGCCCCGTTGGCATAGGCCTGGGCCATCTGCGGTAACACTGGCTCGCGTCCGATCCCGACGATGGTGGTGGGTTCGGCGGCGATCAACTCGGCTCGAGCATAATGTTTCCCCATCTGGCGGGTGTCGACTTGGAAACGGTCTGCCAACCAACGTTTTCCGGTCTTAAACAAGTTCACTGAGGCCGGTATCCCGAGCACAGTGTCGCGATCGAGGTCATACGCCCGATCCGCTAGACCCGTAAGGTTAGATACCATCGCGTCCTGGACGCGCAGGGTGGTCACCAGATTGTCGACCATACCCGGGAGCGTGTTGTAATAATCTTCTGGGGCTTCGGGGGTGGGTCCGGCGTGTTTTCCCACAGATCCCACGGTCTGCTCCGCAGCGGGAGCTGACCACATGGTGTCCCAATCCCTTGCGGTAGCGAACCTATGGCGGGCGAACTCGTGGTAGGCCGTGGGGTCCGTGAGTTTGTCATATTGGCGCCTAGCCACACGCAATTGCAACGCCTGGAGAGAGCCCAACGACAATCCGTCCAGCACCTCATCCGAGATGAGCTCCGTGGTGTCAGGAATGGTCGTCACCATGGTTTTCACCCCCGCTGTGAACTGAATATAAAGCGCGCTCTGGATGGTACTCAGTGTAGAAACCCACGCACGTATCGCAGGAACAACAGGTGGTAATTGGGGAAAATCTCGACCGGATTGGCCGGGCTGTGGAAAAGGCTCAGCGTGGGGTCGAAGGTGCCGAGGCAGGGACCCCGTCGGGCCGGATCATCGCGTGTAAGCGGTTGAAAATCTCTGCTCCCGCTTGTGCGATCCCATCATGGTGCCACCGGTCCGATTCCCAAACCTCGAGGTTGGCCACCTGTTGGGCCGTGGTGATGGAAAGATCACGGTCGACGTAGACATCGTCGGTATATACCAGTGCAGCGACGGGAACCGTATTGGACGCCAACTGGTCAAGGTCATAGAGCGTGCCCCACGCATTGTACGTAGCGATGAGTTCCGTGGCCCGAGCGATAGGCTGCAGCGCGGGGTCGAGCTGGGTGTACCAGTCGAAGCACATTTCCCCGGTGAGCAGGGGAGTATCGGCCTTTTTGGGGTTGAAATCCGGGAACTCAGCCAAGACGCGCTGGGCTGCCCAATTGGTAGGTTGTGCTCCGGGTTGGGCGTAAATGGCTTCATGCAGGATCAGGTATAACGGGTTGGTGGCCCGGGAAACCTGCTGGTAAACGGCGTCCAAAAAAGAGTCCGACAGCGTGTTCGTGCCCGGGATGAACGCTTCTTCTAGCACGTAGTGCAGCGCGTCGATTCGAGTATTGCCCCCCAAATACATGCCCAAAGCCTGCACCCGGCCCACTGTCAACGGTGACCCATCAGGCAGCACGATGTCACCACGACGCACGCGACGGTAGATATGCGTCAAGATTTCCAGGTCAGTGGGGAAACGTCGGAAGTATTGGCGGTTGCGGGCCCGCATACGTTGATACGTGGCCTGATAGACCTGGTCGGCCGGTCCCTCCAGCGGCGGCAAGCCCCCGGTAATCATCGACCCGGCCAGACCCTGCGGGGCAAACGACAGGTACGTGAGGGTACAAAACCCACCGAAGGACTGACCTAACGTCACCCAAGGGTCAGCGCCGAGCGCCAGTCGGATGGCTTCGGCATCGGCCACAATATCGGGGGCTCGGAAGTGACGCAGATAGTGGGCTTGGGCCGACGGGGCGCCACGCTGCACGAGGGTGTGGTGACTGATCGGCGTGGATAGACCGGTGCCGCGTTGGTCGAGCATCAGGACGCGGTAATGTTTCAGGGCTTCAGCCAACCACCCGCCAACCCGCGAGGGTCGCGACCCTTTCCCACCAGGTCCGCCCTGTAAAAACAACAGCCAGGGCCTGTCCTGACCGTCAGCAGCCCGGTATTCGCGGGCATAGACCGTCAGCTGCTCTCCGTCGGGCACGCTGTGGTCCAACGGGACGGTGAAATGGTGATCGACAATCCCGGTCCCGTCCTGCATCCAGGCAAGCGTTCCTGCGGTGTGAGTGACTGACATCGTGGGCTCCTTGGACGACGGCTCGAACGGTGGCTTGTGTCTCGAGTCTAGCGTTGGGCTGCTTCGCGCAGAGCGGCCCCGTCAAGCCGGTAGGTGGTCCAGCCGTCCATCGGGTAGGCACCTAACGACTGATAGAAGTCAATGGCCGGGGTATTCCAGTCGAGCACCGAGCATTCATAGCGGGCGTACCCGCGTGCCACCGCGAGCTCAGCAAGATGTACCAACAGCTCTTTCCCGTGGCCGCGACCACGCAACTGCGGGATGACAAAGAGGTCCTCCAACCAGATGCCGTGGACGCCCTCCCAGGTCGAATAGGTTTCAAACCAGATGGCGATCCCGGCCACTTGCACTTGCCCGTCCACCACATCATCGAGCACGTGACAGAATACGCGCGGATTGGGTCCGAATAAATGCTGATGCAACAGCTGCTCGGTGTTGTCGACCGCATCGGGCTCGCGTTCATACACAGCCAACTGGTGAATCAGGTCAAGGATGGCGGCCACATCGTCGGGGGCAGCCTCCCGGACGACGCCGGTTGTCGAGAGCGAAGGGTCAGTCATGGTTGAGGCTCCTCGGTCGTAGCGTTACTTAGAGTAGCGGGGTGCCGACGGACAGGGTGGTGACAGCGGGTGAGCCCTGGTCGTTGGAGGCGCTCAAGTGCACGACGGCGTTGATGGCGAAGTCATGGTTGCCGTTGGGGTCCACCAGTACCTGAGTGACCAACCAGTAGTCGCCGGCCTCGGCGCCTACGTCGGCCATTTCCGCGGCCGTGAGTTCAGGGTGTTTCTCGACCCGGAAGAACTCCGGGACCCGGGCGGCCGGTGAATCGTCGAGGTCTTCGTAGGTACCAAAGTAGTCGTCGAGCGCATCGGCCCAGTTATCCGAGGTAAACGGCACTGCGCCGTCGGGTAGATAGTCCAGGGCCTCAAGACGGGACTCTTGTTCATCGCCAAAGAACTGCACACGCTGGAACATCGCATTGCGCAGCATCACGGTAAACACCCCGATGGTGTCGGTCAGTTTCGGTGGCTCTGGCGGGCTGATGGACTCGTGGTCGGCGATCAACTGGTCGACGTCGTCGGCCATCATGTGTTCCCACTCTTCCAACAGCGAGGAGTCGGTCGTGACGATGATGGTTTCCAACCACTCTTGGAGCAGGTTGAGCTCATCGGTGCGCAGCTCCTGGGGAATCGTCTGGCGCAGCGCCTTGGCCGCGTCGGTCAGGTAGCGCAGTAGCACGCCCTCGGAGCGGGCAATCCCGTAATAGTTAACGTAGTCGCCGAAGCCCATGGCGCGTTCGTACATGTCGCGGACCACCGACTTGGGCTGCAATTCGAATTCGGTCAACCATGGGGCGCCCTGCCGGTAGATCTCAAATTGTTGGCTCAGCAGCTCGGCAAGTGGCTGCGGGTAGGTGAGCTCATCGAGGACCTTCATCCGTTCGGCGTACTCATACCCATCGGCGCGCATCCGCGTCATTTCCTCATCCCGAACTTTGCGCAACTGGGCGGTGAGTACCTGGCGAGGTGCTTCCAGGGTGGCTTCGATGATCGAGACCATATCCACCGCGTAGGTGGGGGAGTCGGTGTCGAGCAGCTCAAACGCCGCCAACGCAAACGGGCTTAGCGGCTGATTCAGTGCGAAATCGGCTTGCAGCTCGACCGTGAGTTCCAGCCGATTGCCCCACTCGTCGGGCTGGTCATTGACCACGACGACGTCGGTGACCAGCAATTCTCGCAGGATGCCTAGCGCCCGACGTTGCAGTGCGGCCTTGGATGCTTTGGTTTCGGCCGAGCGTAGGATCATCCGGCGCACCGAGGTTACCGGGTTACCCGGCCGGGCCAGGATGTTGAGCAGGATCGAATGGGTGATGCGCATGCGCGAGACCATCGGCTCGGGTTCGGCTGCGACAAGCTTTTCGAAGGTGGCCTTGGACCAGGACACGAACCCCTTGGGCGGGGATTTTTTCGGTTGCGATTTCGAGGATTGTGCAATCCGGCGAGCTCGTTCCTCGTCGTTTTTAATCGCGGCGAATTTTTCGGCTGCCTTGGCGTCGGCCAACTGATTTTCGATCACGTGTTCGGGTGCTTGGACCACCACCGTGCCGGCCGTATCGAAACCAGCGCGTCCGGCACGACCGGCGATTTGATGAAATTCCCGGGCGTTGAGGTGGCGCTGTTTGGTGCCGTCAAACTTCGACAGCGCAGTGATCAGTACCGTGCGGATCGGGACATTAATGCCCACCCCCAGCGTGTCCGTTCCGGCGATGACCTTCAGTAAGCCCTCTTGGGCTAGTCGCTCTACCAGTCGGCGGTATTTGGGCAACATCCCGGCGTGGTGGACCCCGATGCCCTGGCGGATCAACCGGTTGAGCGTCTTGCCGAAGCCTGAACTAAACCGGAAGTCACGAATCAGCTCGGCGATGCGATCCTTCTCGGCCCGGGACGTCACCGAGATCGAGGCCAGATTTGTGGCCTGTTCGACGGCATCAAGTTGTGAAAAATGCACGATGTACACCGGGGAGAGCTCAGAGGTCACGAGGGTCTCGACCTGCTGTTGCACCGGGACTTCCGAGTACTCAAAGTACAGTGGAATGGGCCGGGTCGCAGACGATACCGTCACGGTCTTCCGCCCGGTGCGCTCTGTCAGTGAGGTCTCGAAGAAACTGGTATCCCCCAGAGTGGCCGACATCAACACGAACTGGGCCTGCGGCAGCTCCAGCAGGGGGACTTGCCAGGCCCAGCCGCGCTGCGGGTCCGAGTAGAAGTGGAACTCATCCATCACCACGGGCCCGACCTCGAGTCCGGATCCCTCCCGTAGCGCATGAATCGCCAGAATTTCGGCGGTGCAACAGATAATGGGCGCATCCGGGTTAATCGCCGAGTCCCCGGTGACCATCCCGACGTGCTCGGCACCAAAAATCTCGATCAGATCGAAAAACTTTTCCGAGACCAAGGCTTTGATCGGAGCAGTGTAGTAGCTGGTTTGCCCGTTGGCGAGCGCATAGAAGTGCGCTGCGAGTGCAACCATCGATTTGCCCGACCCGGTCGGGGTTGCCATGATGACGTTTTTGCCGTCGGCCAGTTCGGTGACCGCCTCATCTTGGGCGGGGTACAGCTCAATACCGCGGTGGCCGGTCCATTCGACAAACCGGTCATAGAGTAATACCGGCTCGAGCTCTTCGCCGTGGTCAGGATCAGGAATAAAATCAGTCAGTTGCACCTGATCCATCCTAGTACCCCGACGGGTAATGCCCGGCTGGACGAAGATTGCGATTCATAACGCTGACCTGTCAGCCCCCACAGGGGGCGGTTTAGGCTTGGGCTATGGAAAACTTTGTCTGGGATCCTGCCCAATATGCCCACTTCGCCGGTCACCGCGCGCGCCCGTTTGTCGACCTGACCAATGCCATCCAACTGGAGGCGCCGCAGAAAGTCTTCGATATGGGGTGTGGTCCCGGCAATATGACCGTCACACTCGCCCAACGCTGGCCCGAGGCTGAGATCACCGGGTATGACGCGTCAGCGGAGATGATCGAAGATGCCCAGCACATGGTGGCCAACCGTGACGATGACGCGTGGGCTAACGTGTCATTTGCCCAGCAAGAGGCCGGCACGTGGATGCCCCCGGCCGATACCGATGTGATCGTGTCCAATGCGATGTTCCAGTGGCTACCCAATCACATCGATATTATTAGCGGATGGCTGGAATCCCTGAAACCGGGGGCATGGTTTGCGATGCAGGTCCCGGGCAACAGCGTGGCGCGTTCTCATCAGTACATCGGAGAGCTCGCCGCTGAAGAGAAGTTTTCGGTTGCCAAGGACGCAGCGTACACCGGTGAGTCGGTGCACTCGGTGGAAGAATATACTCGGATGCTGCTGGAACACAGCTTCCGTCCCAACGTGTGGGAAACAACCTATCACCAGGTGCTCACGGGCCCCGATCCGGTCTTCGACTGGGTCAAAGGTGCTGCACTGCGGCCCGTGTTACAAAAGCTGGCGGAGCACGATGCGACCCACGTCACCACACTCCACGATGCCTTCGTGCTGCGGTACAAGGCTGAGATGCTCGCCGCCTATCCGCCCTATACCGGTCCGGATGGCCAAGAAGTCACCGTGTACCCGTTCCGACGCATCTTCGTCGTCGGGCATAAAGAACTGGATTATTTTATCTAGCCGGGCAGGTGCCGGCGCGCAGCAAGAACTACCAGCCGCGCTGGCGCCATTCGTCCAAGTGTGGCCGTTCATGGCCCAAGATGGTCGAGCCACCGTGGCCGGGCAGTACGACAGTGTCGTCGTCGTAGACGGCAAAAACGCGTTCGGTCACATCGGTTAGTAGCGAGTCAAAACGTTGCGGATCGTCCCAGGTATTGCCGACGCCGCCGGGGAACAGTGAATCGCCCGAAAAAATAATGGTCGGTTCGTCGCCGTTGGGCACATACACCAAGGCGACGGAACCCGGGGTGTGACCGCGCAGTCCAATAACGTCCAATTCGATTCCGGGAAACTGTGCCTTATCGCCGTGTTTTAGCTCCACTTTGGCCGCAATGCCCGTGGCCTCACGAATCGCTTCGGCGTCGGGGGCACCAGCTGAGGTGGGTACCTTGGTCCGTTCCACGACCTCT from Enteractinococcus fodinae includes the following:
- a CDS encoding alpha/beta fold hydrolase; protein product: MSVTHTAGTLAWMQDGTGIVDHHFTVPLDHSVPDGEQLTVYAREYRAADGQDRPWLLFLQGGPGGKGSRPSRVGGWLAEALKHYRVLMLDQRGTGLSTPISHHTLVQRGAPSAQAHYLRHFRAPDIVADAEAIRLALGADPWVTLGQSFGGFCTLTYLSFAPQGLAGSMITGGLPPLEGPADQVYQATYQRMRARNRQYFRRFPTDLEILTHIYRRVRRGDIVLPDGSPLTVGRVQALGMYLGGNTRIDALHYVLEEAFIPGTNTLSDSFLDAVYQQVSRATNPLYLILHEAIYAQPGAQPTNWAAQRVLAEFPDFNPKKADTPLLTGEMCFDWYTQLDPALQPIARATELIATYNAWGTLYDLDQLASNTVPVAALVYTDDVYVDRDLSITTAQQVANLEVWESDRWHHDGIAQAGAEIFNRLHAMIRPDGVPASAPSTPR
- a CDS encoding DEAD/DEAH box helicase; the protein is MDQVQLTDFIPDPDHGEELEPVLLYDRFVEWTGHRGIELYPAQDEAVTELADGKNVIMATPTGSGKSMVALAAHFYALANGQTSYYTAPIKALVSEKFFDLIEIFGAEHVGMVTGDSAINPDAPIICCTAEILAIHALREGSGLEVGPVVMDEFHFYSDPQRGWAWQVPLLELPQAQFVLMSATLGDTSFFETSLTERTGRKTVTVSSATRPIPLYFEYSEVPVQQQVETLVTSELSPVYIVHFSQLDAVEQATNLASISVTSRAEKDRIAELIRDFRFSSGFGKTLNRLIRQGIGVHHAGMLPKYRRLVERLAQEGLLKVIAGTDTLGVGINVPIRTVLITALSKFDGTKQRHLNAREFHQIAGRAGRAGFDTAGTVVVQAPEHVIENQLADAKAAEKFAAIKNDEERARRIAQSSKSQPKKSPPKGFVSWSKATFEKLVAAEPEPMVSRMRITHSILLNILARPGNPVTSVRRMILRSAETKASKAALQRRALGILRELLVTDVVVVNDQPDEWGNRLELTVELQADFALNQPLSPFALAAFELLDTDSPTYAVDMVSIIEATLEAPRQVLTAQLRKVRDEEMTRMRADGYEYAERMKVLDELTYPQPLAELLSQQFEIYRQGAPWLTEFELQPKSVVRDMYERAMGFGDYVNYYGIARSEGVLLRYLTDAAKALRQTIPQELRTDELNLLQEWLETIIVTTDSSLLEEWEHMMADDVDQLIADHESISPPEPPKLTDTIGVFTVMLRNAMFQRVQFFGDEQESRLEALDYLPDGAVPFTSDNWADALDDYFGTYEDLDDSPAARVPEFFRVEKHPELTAAEMADVGAEAGDYWLVTQVLVDPNGNHDFAINAVVHLSASNDQGSPAVTTLSVGTPLL
- a CDS encoding HNH endonuclease signature motif containing protein — translated: MVTTIPDTTELISDEVLDGLSLGSLQALQLRVARRQYDKLTDPTAYHEFARHRFATARDWDTMWSAPAAEQTVGSVGKHAGPTPEAPEDYYNTLPGMVDNLVTTLRVQDAMVSNLTGLADRAYDLDRDTVLGIPASVNLFKTGKRWLADRFQVDTRQMGKHYARAELIAAEPTTIVGIGREPVLPQMAQAYANGAIPSENMDRMTHIAKRFYDFCLAAGLTKDNATEVLQSMDSIFTDASQRMTAQQLADESTAWLNQVAHIIDPDGPSPEERLTKVSNSLRTRIARGKLHLNLVTDVANVELIEALILAGLNFKVNQDKFRQGADEDSEAPQSATADPSDPTPGSGTNRHPAQPKPPTHSAVGDPGQSQEQYAEVASETAADAFDDADEREGHRPGLFDELDLGGPTPYNDEMSAEERLALFHDRMDDAVDDPATFVETDQGEPVSREELRKLDPRSRAEKAHDVFITMLKAQGKRSPGSEGMPEYKRAPAILWTVMDYETLIRMQQDRLDARFHLDAEHRRPPGLNGFDPGVPASVTPLQHVAGEDEPPDIPESENSFDPDPLLAPHWWTHAPAHDAPDDANPSDTAESGTARGHPYVSHNFQTGSVSPAAVLQDLCDAKIIPAIFNQAGVPLFLGRGKRVFSDDQILAAGMRGGCRGPGCRVPPVWTQGHHAQHWLHEGGTDITNLILLCNACHTRVHQGVWTPTWDPDGVLYWIPAPWLDPAQTPIRNTYWDN
- a CDS encoding GNAT family N-acetyltransferase, giving the protein MTDPSLSTTGVVREAAPDDVAAILDLIHQLAVYEREPDAVDNTEQLLHQHLFGPNPRVFCHVLDDVVDGQVQVAGIAIWFETYSTWEGVHGIWLEDLFVIPQLRGRGHGKELLVHLAELAVARGYARYECSVLDWNTPAIDFYQSLGAYPMDGWTTYRLDGAALREAAQR